Part of the Candidatus Eremiobacterota bacterium genome, GAGGCTGCGAAATGTTCCTCAAGCACCCGAATCACAGCATCGACGTCGTCGTGATCACCTCGCTCCAGCGAGAAGTCCGCCTCACGCAGCTTCAACAGCAAGGCTCGCTGCAGTTCAGTCACGTCCGGATCGGTGAGCAGTTCCTCCACGACCTCGTCGGCCGTTCCTCCGGTACCGGGAATTGGAACGAGCTGGCCCTCTAAAGAACTTGCGACAACCGCGTCTTCACGGGTGCCATCGGTACCGCCGATCAAGACCCACGTTTTCGCTTCCTCCATGAGCGCCCGGCGGCGCTTTAATGCTTCCGGGTGCTTGGAGCGGACGGGTCGTAACCACAGCCTCCCGTACGTCGGCTTGTGATCCTCGTCCAGCGTCTCGATGAACCCGCGCAGCGTCGAAGGCCCAACGATGATTCCCAGTCCCGAAACCAACCGTTTTCCGTTGCGAGCGAGAAGACAGCCGATCCGCCGGCACAGTTCCTCGATCTTTTCCCGGTGAGGACTAACCTGCTCGAAGCTTCCGTTCACGTAGACGCTATCGCGTGCACGTTCACCGCGGTAGTTCTTCTGCAACGTGCTCAGGAGGTCTGAAATTTCTTCGTAGCTGTCGACCGCGAGGACGTTCATCCCGTACCGGTGCATGTCGGCGACCCAGTAGTCAAATCGCGTGCGCTCGTTGCCAACGACCTGCGGCCGCTGCATCACAGCGAAGTGCGTCGGACCGCCTCCTCGAAAGACGGCACGGATCGTCGCGAGGATGTAGTTCACATTCGGATCGCGGAACGAGAGACCCAGAAACAAAAACGTCTTTGAGATGTAGTCGGCGGAGAGCAGGTGCAAGAACCCGGGGCGACCCTGTGCGTATAGTTCAAAGTCGTCCTTCATGAGGACGCAATGGCTCGGGTCCGTCACGCAGCCGTGCATCTTGTACAGTACCGTAAGCGCTCGGTGATCATGCCGCGCGAGCGAGTCGTTGTCCCGCTTGACGTCGAGATGAACATCGGCCTTGATGAACGCGTCTTCGATGAGGGTGTCGTAGTTCGTCGTCCAGATGCTGTTGAACGGCAACTGGGCGATCATGTCATGCAGTTCCGGCCGCCGCCTGGGCCGGTCGAACGCACTGACGATCAGTTGGTCGAGCGTCGGTCTCCGGCGTTCGTTAAAGACGAATTGCGCCAGCTCGACGAGATCTGTGCGGTCGTCGATGGCGAGTCCCAGTTGGCGCGCCGATTTTTCCAGCAAGGTCCGCCACGTCGGGAATCCCGCGTCCGCGGACGCGCCGGCGCCGAGAAAGAGCGCCGCCGTCCCGCGGCGCAATGCGGCCCCATATTGCTCCAGGAATTCCGAGGAAGTGGTCACCATAGATGGTAATTTCCGGCTACCCCTAGGTAGGCCTGCTTTCCAGACCTAAGAGCGAGCACCTAATCGCTGACGAAGTGCTTAGAATGCCGTTCCTCAAGCAGAAAGACCCGACCGTGCCGCCGGGGCAGACCGTGACCGATGGCTTCCCCGTGCTGCACGTCGGCGACGCGCCGCGGATCGACCCGAACACGTGGCGGCTGCGGGTCTTCGGCCAGGTCGAGCATCCCTTCGAGCTCTCGTACGAGGAGCTGCGCGCGCTGCCGGCGAGCGAGTTCCGCGGCGACATCCACTGCGTGACGCGCTGGTCGAAGAAGAACACCTACTGGGTCGGCGTGAAGTTCGCCGACCTCGTCGCGCGCGCGAAGCCGCTTCCGCCCGCGAAGTTCGTCGTTCAGCACGCCGACAACGACTACACCACGAACCTCCCTTTGGAGGTGATGCTGGGTGACGACGTGCTGGTAGCCTACGAGTTCGACGGGCAGCCGGTCGAACCGATCCACGGCGGACCGGTGCGGATGGTCGTGCCCAAGAAATATTTCTGGAAGAGCGCGAAGTGGCTGCACGGGATCGAGTTCCGCGACACCGACCAGCGCGGCTTTTGGGAAGTGCGCGGCTACCACAACGACGGCGACCCGTGGAAGGAAGAGCGCTACGCCGACCTCCCCGCCTGGTTCGGCTAGAAAAAGAAATGCCGGCCGCTGACGCGGCCGGCATCGTGCTTCACTCGGATCAATTAGTGGGAGTCGAAGGCTCCGACGAGCGCCACGCCGCC contains:
- a CDS encoding sulfite oxidase-like oxidoreductase, with the protein product MPFLKQKDPTVPPGQTVTDGFPVLHVGDAPRIDPNTWRLRVFGQVEHPFELSYEELRALPASEFRGDIHCVTRWSKKNTYWVGVKFADLVARAKPLPPAKFVVQHADNDYTTNLPLEVMLGDDVLVAYEFDGQPVEPIHGGPVRMVVPKKYFWKSAKWLHGIEFRDTDQRGFWEVRGYHNDGDPWKEERYADLPAWFG
- a CDS encoding SIR2 family protein — translated: MVTTSSEFLEQYGAALRRGTAALFLGAGASADAGFPTWRTLLEKSARQLGLAIDDRTDLVELAQFVFNERRRPTLDQLIVSAFDRPRRRPELHDMIAQLPFNSIWTTNYDTLIEDAFIKADVHLDVKRDNDSLARHDHRALTVLYKMHGCVTDPSHCVLMKDDFELYAQGRPGFLHLLSADYISKTFLFLGLSFRDPNVNYILATIRAVFRGGGPTHFAVMQRPQVVGNERTRFDYWVADMHRYGMNVLAVDSYEEISDLLSTLQKNYRGERARDSVYVNGSFEQVSPHREKIEELCRRIGCLLARNGKRLVSGLGIIVGPSTLRGFIETLDEDHKPTYGRLWLRPVRSKHPEALKRRRALMEEAKTWVLIGGTDGTREDAVVASSLEGQLVPIPGTGGTADEVVEELLTDPDVTELQRALLLKLREADFSLERGDHDDVDAVIRVLEEHFAAST